GCCATGAACAGGGCCGCCGGCACGCCCTTGTCCGAGACGTCGCCCACCGAGAAGAATAGATGGTTCTCGTCCATGAGGAAAAAGTCGTAGAGGTCCCCCCCAACATGCTTGGCCGACACCAGGGTGGCAAAAATGTCGAACTCGCTCCGATCCGGAAATGGAGGAAAGCTCTTGGGAAGAAAATTCATCTGGATGTTACGGGCGATCTTGAGCTCGCTCTCGATGCGCTCGTTGGCCTTGGTGGTCTCCGTCAGGTTGGTGATGTATTCCTTGAGAGCCACCCGCATCGAGTCCACCGAACTCGATAATTGCCCGACCTCGTCATTGACCCGAATCTCGGGCAAACGCACGTCCAGATTGCCCTTAGCGATCTCCGTGGTCGCTCCCACAAGGGACCGCAGAGGCTGGGTGATGGTCCTGGCGATGGCCACGACAACGAGGAAAAGAATGGCGAATCCAGTTGCCCCGATGAAGAGCACAGTCCGGTTCAGGGAGACGATGTCTCCGTAGAGTTCATCCTTGGGGATCATCACCCCCACGGACCAGCCCGTGGAGGGCACCGGAGCGAAATAGAGGAGCGACTCCCGACCGGTGTGTACGCTGATGAACTCGGCAAAGCCCTCTGCGCCGCGGATCATGTCCCGCCCGATCCTCCGCAAATCGATCAGGCTCATTTCCTCGGCCACACTGAACACGCTCTGAGTCATGATTCGCTCCCGGTCAGGATGGGCCACGAACGTTCCGGCCCGGCTGATCAGGAAGGCATACCCCGAATCGAACAACGACACGCCCGAAATGATCTGGACCAGGCCCTCCAGGGAGACATCGGCCGTGACCACACCCTGAAAAATTCGACCCTCCGTCGTTTGGCGGTAAAAAGGCACCGAACAGGTGGACATGAGGATATCGCCTCCGCCCTCATCAAAATATGGCTCGCTCCAAACGTGCCTCTCTAGATATCTGGGGATGGCATACCAATCCCAGTGAAAGTACTGGTAGGACTCCACGCCCAGATCGGCAAAGGCCAAGCCTCCGCTATCGTCCCGGTAAAAGTAGGGGGCGAAATATTTCCGCTCAGGATCCATGGCGTAGGGTTCGAAGGCCGCTGTGGAACCGAAGATGTCCGGGCTGGCGGCCACCATTTCTTCGATCATGGGGAGCAGGGATTCCTTGGAAGGCTGCTCCCTCTCCAGACGCAAGGCCACGTAGCGGGGAATCTGTTCCACACCATGCAGAGTGGTCTCAAGACGGTGGACCAGGGACTGGGTCAGGTTGGCGGCGTTTTCTTGAACATTTTTCAGGACCAGGACCTTGGAGGATCGGTAGTTGTAAGCAAAAGCGGCCACAAAAACCAATGTCGTGCTGGTCAGAACGAACAGGGCCAGCCGAAAGGAGAGGCGCTGCTTTCTAGTCGATGCTTGGACGGGGGTCATAAAAAATCCGGTGGGCTGTGATGTCGGTGATGCTGCCGGACTCGAACAACTCGGTCGCGACGAACTCGTATTCATCCATTTCAAGCAATCCCATGGGTTTGTCGGATTCAGGCGGCAGGATAACGTCTCGCATTCGATCGAGCATCCACTTCTGGTGGACCCGGTTGGTAGGAAGATTGGCCTGCCTGACCCTTTCCATGACCGCATCCAGAGCCTCCTCGGGATGGTCGAAGGCGTACCTCCATCCCTCCAGCGATGCCTGGACAAAGGCCCGGACCAGGGTGGGGTCGTTCAGAGCCAGATTTTCAAGACAATACAGTCCGTCCTCCGGAAAATTGAGTCCGTAATCGGCCAGGAGGAAGGTGGTCAATTCACTTTCGTCCAGCCCTGAATTGAGGATCGTATGGTATTCGTTGTACCACATGGCCGAGGCTGCATCCACCCCGCCCATCAGGAAAAGGTTCAGGGAGTAGCCCTGGGGTACGACCTCCACATCAAGGTGCAGCCTCCGAAGAAAGGCCAGGGGCTGGGCCGAAAATTCCGGCCAGACGGAGATCCGCCGACCGCGCAGATCTATGGGAGAAAGCACCCCGCTCGACTTTTTAGCCACCAACATCAAGGCCGAGCGCTGAACGATCTGTCCGACATTGACCACCGGCACACCCTGGGAGCGAAGAATGAGCGCCCTGGACAGAAACAGGGAGGCGAACTCGGCCTCCCCCTTTGCCAAGGCCTCGCTGGCCGGGTTGTCCGGACCGCCGCGGAGGATCTCCACATCCAGCCCATGTCTCTCGTACATGCCGTTGTCCTTGGCCACGAAGTACCCGGCGAACTGGGCCTGCGGCGACCAATGGGGAATGAACCGGACCAATCGGACTTCCTGGGCCTGACCGGACG
The sequence above is a segment of the Deltaproteobacteria bacterium genome. Coding sequences within it:
- a CDS encoding HAMP domain-containing protein; protein product: MNTSSSRPSCSSPAASPTSQPTGFFMTPVQASTRKQRLSFRLALFVLTSTTLVFVAAFAYNYRSSKVLVLKNVQENAANLTQSLVHRLETTLHGVEQIPRYVALRLEREQPSKESLLPMIEEMVAASPDIFGSTAAFEPYAMDPERKYFAPYFYRDDSGGLAFADLGVESYQYFHWDWYAIPRYLERHVWSEPYFDEGGGDILMSTCSVPFYRQTTEGRIFQGVVTADVSLEGLVQIISGVSLFDSGYAFLISRAGTFVAHPDRERIMTQSVFSVAEEMSLIDLRRIGRDMIRGAEGFAEFISVHTGRESLLYFAPVPSTGWSVGVMIPKDELYGDIVSLNRTVLFIGATGFAILFLVVVAIARTITQPLRSLVGATTEIAKGNLDVRLPEIRVNDEVGQLSSSVDSMRVALKEYITNLTETTKANERIESELKIARNIQMNFLPKSFPPFPDRSEFDIFATLVSAKHVGGDLYDFFLMDENHLFFSVGDVSDKGVPAALFMA
- a CDS encoding ABC transporter substrate-binding protein; this translates as MIDDSVLFPISFRVRLASLFLSMGCLLLLCSSGQAQEVRLVRFIPHWSPQAQFAGYFVAKDNGMYERHGLDVEILRGGPDNPASEALAKGEAEFASLFLSRALILRSQGVPVVNVGQIVQRSALMLVAKKSSGVLSPIDLRGRRISVWPEFSAQPLAFLRRLHLDVEVVPQGYSLNLFLMGGVDAASAMWYNEYHTILNSGLDESELTTFLLADYGLNFPEDGLYCLENLALNDPTLVRAFVQASLEGWRYAFDHPEEALDAVMERVRQANLPTNRVHQKWMLDRMRDVILPPESDKPMGLLEMDEYEFVATELFESGSITDITAHRIFYDPRPSID